The following are from one region of the Heptranchias perlo isolate sHepPer1 chromosome 24, sHepPer1.hap1, whole genome shotgun sequence genome:
- the ucmaa gene encoding upper zone of growth plate and cartilage matrix associated a — MKWKQIIFLSCLAVVFILAILKEADCAAVRVEKDVKTDDEERMKRQVFVSEADASTFFKRRAKRYTKSTDEVAAENRQRLTADERRKEYHEEQLHEWENYVEEEQDEQYERNREKIESWRQWHYDGLYPPYQYNRHVY; from the exons ATGAAATGGAAACAAATCATTTTCCTTTCGTGCCTCGCAGTCGTTTTTATTCTGGCAA TTCTGAAGGAAGCTGATTGCGCCGCGGTCCGTGTGGAGAAAGATGTCAAAACAGACGACGAGGAAC GCATGAAGAGGCAGGTTTTTGTATCTGAGGCAGACGCTTCCACTTTCTTCAAACGACGTGCCAAGCGCTACACCAAGTCCACGGATGAAGTGGCTG CTGAAAACAGACAAAGGCTTACAGCTGATGAACGAAGGAAGGAATATCACGAGGAGCAGTTGCATGAATGGGAGAACTATGTAGAGGAGGAACAAGATG AACAATATGAAAGGAATCGCGAAAAGATTGAGTCGTGGCGTCAATGGCACTATGATGGTCTGTACCCTCCATACCAGTACAATCGCCATGTTTATTAA